The Primulina eburnea isolate SZY01 unplaced genomic scaffold, ASM2296580v1 ctg454_ERROPOS1575413, whole genome shotgun sequence region GTAAAAACGTTTTATCTTTAGTGTAATTATAATTATCTCAATCCAATAAgtatataaaataatacataaatatgataaatttaagtctgatgcattaattatcatatttataaaatcataaaaatctcaaaattacaatctttatttgtttATGCAACTAGATCACAttaaaaaatgttaaatatttgtcaaatcattatcagatAGTTTAATCAcaatcaaaattaaaaaataaacatctaaattataaacctaatttaatattttaaaataaaaagacataccttcaaaataaaaatataaaaataaatatatgcgATTAATTGTACTTAAAAACACTTaattaaacattttaattacaCTTAATTCGATCAAACAATAATTTAACCGTTTTTTTTCACTTTTATCTGAAACACAGCGTTTTTATCGAGCTTAAGTACATTTAAACAGCATTTAAACGAACTCTGTAGATCACTGGCTACAGGTAACGGAGAAAATTGTGGAAAGTATCATGGAGCCATAAAAATGTGGCCagaaattatttataaattcaaatttcattATTAAtctattaatataaatttaaaagctATTTTGCTGACCGTAGGATGGTGTGGATAATAAACTGTACGGCAACGCTTTCCCGAACCAAGCAGCTACTCTTCTTATCTTCCTGCTCTGCTCCCAAAACTCACGCGAAAGAATGTCAGTCTCAGCCATATTCGGTACACGATTGGAGGTCCCCCTTCCCCTTCGCCGCGGCGGCGGCGTGGGCGTGGTCCCCGTCAAGCAACTGCCACCGCCAGCGAGAGTGGTGTTTGGCGGCGGCTGCGGATCGGTGGTAGAGTGCTCGTCTAGGCCACAGAAGAAAGCTACCAAGCATCACATGAAGACGCGTCCTCGGAAGTCTCAGCCTTGGGATATACGACGTGGTCCCGCCGTTTACCCTCCGCTTCCTGCTCTCCCTCCCGATTGGACTCCCGTCTCCGGCGACGCCGCTTCTCCGCCGCAGCCTGCTCCGTCTGAGTAATTCTAAATATATGcgcctctttttttttttttaatcgatGCTCAAATCAATTCCAATTGAATCTTCCATGTTACCTTTTTTCGGATCTGATAAACCAAGTTTTTGTTCATTTTTCACTCATCGTCATCGCTTTACCTGCTTAAACTATAGGATAATTTTCTCTGTAGCTATCTGTTTATGAGTTTATCTGTAGAAATTAGGGTAAATTTTCGATTAAAAGTTAGGACTTGGAATTTTTCTAAACAAGTATAACaaattccttttttttttcaaactgaATAACCAAATGCTGCAGGAAACTGGAAAAGATTTATAAATTAGTCGGCGGAAAGACATCAAATGATTATAAATTCTTGTTTCATTCGATATGCAGCTCAAATTCTACAGAGTCATGTTATGTTGATAATATAATAATACGAAAAATTGACTTTCAGTCCTCAGCCGTCCatatttttttgtgttcagtcgtACTTTTTTAGTATCATATTTACACATGAAGTGAACCAcgtttccacatgaagtgtatcacattttgtatgacatagcaccacaattttgtgggtacgAGGTGAACCCAAAAAAATGTTTTGATCGAGTATTTTTAATCAACTTcctcataataatattagtCATGTTATAATATTGGTTATTATCTCTATATTACATATGTTATCTATAAAGAAACTAGACTTGGAATATTAAATTTAACTAATTTAGCAACACTTTTAAGTAAATCTTGAGATACAAACGAATAACCTTACAAGTTGTTTGTTTATTATTTGGTTCTTATGTGTTTTCATACTCATGTCAACTTCGAGGTACTGCAGAAGAaagaatatatcaaaatccGATCCAATTTATCGTAAGGTGTTGGGTTCAGAAAACTGACCGTCTAATGTCTTTCAtctatgagtgagtctcatgtgagaccgtctcacggatcataatccgtgagacgggtcaaccctacccatattcacaataaaaagtaatactcttagcataaaaagtaatattttttcatgggtgacccaaataagagatccgtctcacgaatatgacccgtgagaccgtctcacacaagtttttgccttcatCTATAGAACAATTAGGTTGTTACGAGCGGAACGAATGGAGTGCGGATGAAATATACTAAAAAAGTTGTCAAATTAATTATAAGTACAATTAATACGAGCAAAAAAGAAATATGAGTTAATATGGACTATAAGGTTGAAAATATCATGAGATTATAGGAAACGAAGGTCTTCGAGCACAAATATCGAAACAAGAAAAAGGGTAAAAAACAAAAGTCTACGGACATGTGCCATGAAAAGGAAATCTGATTTTAGTAAGACTTGATCTGAATTGTAGTACATATTAACTAGGTCTATATTTGATTGATACTTTTTATGAGTCAAATCGGTTAAAAAATCgtcaaataaaattaatatgtggaacaattatttttttttgtttttcaaccTTACTCATGTACATAttttatggaattattatgTTTTGAACCAAAACAGAGCTCCAAGTCCAACTATTTTGTTCAATGTCTCCTGAGAACCGTTCATGaatttcagtattttaataaCATTTTATCACTATTCTAGAAACTAGATgagttagaattttttttttattgcagCACACGCGACGAGGAGTGATCGAACCTGGAGAGAAGAGCCAACTAATCTGGCGGGACGAGACCACTGTGCTACAAGCCCAGCCCgacctcaatgagttagaatTTCAATTCAAAACATTTGAAACAGACATGATATTTAAATTCGATTGAGTTGGAATTCGAACTTCGAAATGGATTAAAAAAAAAGCCTTCGCCAAGTAAAATTTTTTACCAAGAGAAAAGATAAAAAGATTGTGATTCAGGAACCTTTTACATAGAGAATAGATCAACAGCAGAACATCCTCGGAATTTCACACGCTTCTGTCTGGACACCAAACGGCAATGAATTGTGACAAATCTTCGAACAAAAATGGTTTTACAGCGTCGAGAACTGGATTTTTTCGCAAAGAATCTGAGTCATATTTCTGCACCTTCGATGCACAACAGTAGGCGCTTGTGGCGCCACAACACAAGAACCACGCTTGCCAGTGTCCCTTCTCTCCAGTTGACTCCGAAGTTCTATTGATGCATCACATTTTGTACCCACGGGCTCCATCAGCAGTTGCACCCCTTCGGCCAGCCTTAACTTCCTATTTTTTTCGCACCAAGTCCAGAAGAAAATCCGTAAATATATGCTCATATTCGGGCATTTTCCCATATCCTGAAAATGATACATAAGTATGTAAGAACCGTAGAAGTTGCAACCCCTTGCACATATCTTAATCTATATTTCCGCCACCAAAAATTATTtccaaatttgaaattaatctTCATTGTCATCAAACTACTTCAACTCGTAGTTGGACTACCATTGGTTAGCAAGAAGATTATGAAGGATGTGCGTACGCCTGTGGTATACCTGGAAAATAGTTGATGTCGATCACATAATAGCTGTCTTGAGTTCCATGTTCTCGAATTATATCCAGGTTGAACAGGTGAAGACCCTTACGAAATTTATAAGACTATATTGGTAAGAAAATATCCCAACAAGAGCAATGAAGATTCAAAAATTAATCCAATGTTAATTGCATCAATGTTGCTTGAAAAGAAAGGGTGTATTGGAGTACCAGCCGGCGACGTAGCTCCCGGGCTAGTCTCTCCAGTAATGGGCCTGGTGGAAGCTCTGCAGAACGAAGGTAAAGCTAAAGATGAGTAATCTTTGAGCAAAAAAGGATTCGGTAAAAAGTAACAAAGCAAGAACATAGTCGCTAACTCATTCAATGATTAATTATCAATAAGTTAAAAAGAGGATGACTGTTTCACAGATCCATGAAAGAAACATATTTTGGCACCCAAATGGTCAAATGAGAAAATGCTTACCTGCAACACCAGGGTCTAAGTCTGCTTCATCAGCAGACGCAGCAGCACAAGATACCCTTGGAAAGTGATACACACCAAAATTCTTCGACAATTCACGCTTACTAACATCAGGCAAGGAGAAACGTCTAACAACTTTTATAGCTTCACCAACAACATAAACTTTGAAAAGTACACCACCTAAAAAATTGAATAGGAAAGACTAATTCAATGTAATTTCTCATCCAAACCATTGAGTACGTAAGTAACCACAAAATGAACTATGATCTCACACCATGATTAATAAATTCCTGCAAAACAAGCGGGGGTACCAGATTCTGGAGGGAGCTCTCATCATAGGCAAGCGACAGTTCATGAGACTTTGCAACCAAAGGCTTTGCCACTGAAATACGTGTTGATTGATATAAAATAAACCGAAATAATGAGGACAAAATTATAACTAGATTTCAATTATGGAAACCAAACTGCACAAAAGTATGAATTAAATAAGATGCTGATGAAATGATTGCTCACGCACAAGTTAAAATTGATACAACTCATTATAACATACCGATAGGTAGCCTTAAACCAGCCTTGTTCACTGCATCTGGAATGGATGATGGATCCTTCTTGATAACTAACTGTTTAGGGACATCAACTGTTCCTGAAAACAAAATGAAAAACCTTACGATAAAGCTCTAGCGGAGACAGTTCTGGATTATGTCAAATCCAAAACAGATTTAAACAGAAAAATTTGAATGGGTAAAGATTTGCATAAACTATCCACTATAAGTATGTTCAAAAACCTGAAGTAAGAAAAGCAACACTTTCTCACATATTTTCAGTGAAGATATGGATTATCACCTCTCTAAAGGACTCTGGGGTCGATTATGTGTTCACTATTCAAAAAACTTGTTTGATATAATATCCACTACTTTGATTCTTCACTGTTTGCATGCCTTGCTTCCTCATGTCTCAGACTTAGCTAACTATTTGCGTAACTC contains the following coding sequences:
- the LOC140821208 gene encoding large ribosomal subunit protein cL38, producing MSVSAIFGTRLEVPLPLRRGGGVGVVPVKQLPPPARVVFGGGCGSVVECSSRPQKKATKHHMKTRPRKSQPWDIRRGPAVYPPLPALPPDWTPVSGDAASPPQPAPSE
- the LOC140821197 gene encoding inositol-tetrakisphosphate 1-kinase 3-like isoform X2 — its product is MRMIGEMACTEGGVEEHGEVEEQKMQRKYTASAVPTLNAAVVVGYALTSKKIKSFLQPKLERLARQKGILFVAIDPSRPLSDQGPFDVVLHKLSGKEWRHILEDYRQAHPEVTVLDPPDAIQHVHNRQSMLQDVTDLNFSDPYGTVDVPKQLVIKKDPSSIPDAVNKAGLRLPIVAKPLVAKSHELSLAYDESSLQNLVPPLVLQEFINHGGVLFKVYVVGEAIKVVRRFSLPDVSKRELSKNFGVYHFPRVSCAAASADEADLDPGVAELPPGPLLERLARELRRRLGLHLFNLDIIREHGTQDSYYVIDINYFPGYGKMPEYEHIFTDFLLDLVRKK
- the LOC140821197 gene encoding inositol-tetrakisphosphate 1-kinase 3-like isoform X1, whose amino-acid sequence is MRMIGEMACTEGGVEEHGEVEEQKMQRKYTASAVPTLNAAVVVGYALTSKKIKSFLQPKLERLARKKGILFVAIDPSRPLSDQGPFDVVLHKLSGKEWRHILEDYRQAHPEVTVLDPPDAIQHVHNRQSMLQDVTDLNFSDPYGTVDVPKQLVIKKDPSSIPDAVNKAGLRLPIVAKPLVAKSHELSLAYDESSLQNLVPPLVLQEFINHGGVLFKVYVVGEAIKVVRRFSLPDVSKRELSKNFGVYHFPRVSCAAASADEADLDPGVAELPPGPLLERLARELRRRLGLHLFNLDIIREHGTQDSYYVIDINYFPGYGKMPEYEHIFTDFLLDLVRKK
- the LOC140821197 gene encoding inositol-tetrakisphosphate 1-kinase 3-like isoform X3, whose product is MEYLADLQQDYRQAHPEVTVLDPPDAIQHVHNRQSMLQDVTDLNFSDPYGTVDVPKQLVIKKDPSSIPDAVNKAGLRLPIVAKPLVAKSHELSLAYDESSLQNLVPPLVLQEFINHGGVLFKVYVVGEAIKVVRRFSLPDVSKRELSKNFGVYHFPRVSCAAASADEADLDPGVAELPPGPLLERLARELRRRLGLHLFNLDIIREHGTQDSYYVIDINYFPGYGKMPEYEHIFTDFLLDLVRKK
- the LOC140821197 gene encoding inositol-tetrakisphosphate 1-kinase 3-like isoform X4; this encodes MEHLADLQQDYRQAHPEVTVLDPPDAIQHVHNRQSMLQDVTDLNFSDPYGTVDVPKQLVIKKDPSSIPDAVNKAGLRLPIVAKPLVAKSHELSLAYDESSLQNLVPPLVLQEFINHGGVLFKVYVVGEAIKVVRRFSLPDVSKRELSKNFGVYHFPRVSCAAASADEADLDPGVAELPPGPLLERLARELRRRLGLHLFNLDIIREHGTQDSYYVIDINYFPGYGKMPEYEHIFTDFLLDLVRKK